The genomic interval GAACCGAAGGGGGGCTCGCCCGTCTCGCCGACAGGCGACTCAGGAGCTGGACGACCGCGGACGGGCTGCCGAGCAACAGGATCTGGGCGCTCCTGCCCTCGGGCGACGACCTCTGGGTCGGGACTCACGGCGGCCTCGCGCGCCTCGGGGCCGGGCGTTTCGAGACATGGACCATGGCGAACGGCCTTCCGACCAATCCCGTGACGTCGCTGGCCGAGACCTTCGACGCGGACGGACAGAAGGTCCTCTGGATGGGAACTTTCGGGGGAGGGCTCGCGTGGCTCGAGGACGGAGAGATCCGCTTCCTCGACAGTCGCGGCGGCTTCCCCGACGACGTCGTCGTCTCCCTGCATCTCCAGAAACGCCCGGCCGGCGGCGCCTGGATCTGGGCGGCGACGCGGGGCGGCGCGGTCCGTATCGATCCCACCTCCCGCCCCCCGCGCTTCGTGCTCCTGTCCGACACGACCGTCCCCGCCCTCCCGGGGCGTTCCGTGAACCAGATCGAAAGTGACGGTCGCGGACGCGTCTACGTGCTGACGAACCGGGGCGTCGCACGCCTCACCCCTCGCACTCCCGGCGACGCGGATCCGGCGGCGTACGACGTCTCGACCTACGACGTCGACGACGGCCTCCCGGGAAACGAGTGCTTCGCCGCGCACCTCGACCGTCTGGGCCGCCTCTGGGCCGGCACGGTCGGGGGGCTCGCCGTTCTCGACGTCTCCCGCGAGGAGGCGGACACCACCCCGAAGCCCCTGATCCTGGAAGCCGCGCGCGTCGGCGGGCGCTCCCGCGCCCTCGGAAAAGGAGAGCGGCTCCGCCACGACGAGAACCACGTCGTGATGGAGTTCGCGCTCCTTTCCGACTACCGGGAATCGGGAACGCGCTACAGGACACGGCTCGAGGGGCTCGACGAAACGGAGTCCGACTGGCTTCCCGACTGGAAGAAGGAATACGCGTCGTTGCCGCCGGGGGACTACGTCTTCCACGTGAGCGGACGGGATGGCTCGGGCAACGTCTCCGGGCCCGTTTCCTTCCCGTTCTCCATCTCGACCGCGCCGTGGCGGGCGCCGTGGGCCTGGGCTCTCTACGGGCTGGCCGCCGCGCTGCTCGTCGGGGCGACCGTCCAGTGGAGGTTGCGGCAGCTGCGCGCGAGGGCTTCGACGCTCGAGCAAAGGGTGGTGGAGCGGACCGCCGAGCTGCAGGAGGCCGTCGAGCGTCTCTCGGATTCGGAGGAGCGCGCGCGCCAGGCGAGCATCGCCAAGAGCACGTTCCTCGCGAACGTCAGTCACGAGCTCCGGACGCCGCTGAACGCGATCATCGGTTACAGCGAGATCCTCGAGGAGGAGGTCCACCTCGCGCGACGGCCCGAGCTGACGGGAGACATCCGCAAGGTGCGCGCCGCCGGGCGCCACCTGCTTCAGCTCATCGACACGATCCTCGACCTCTCGAAGGTCGAGGCCGGGAAGATGGAGATCGAGCTGGAGACGTTCCCGGTCCTCGACCTCTGCGCCGAGGTCGAGGCGCTCGTGAAGCCCCTCGCCCTCAAGAACCGCAACCACCTCATGTTCCGCGGCGCCGAGGCCGCCGGCGCCCTGACCAGCGACCGGACGAAGGTGCGCCAGGCGCTCGTGAACGTCGCCGGGAACGCCTGCAAGTTCACCGAGAACGGAAATGTCACGATCTCGATCGTCCGGGAGAACCGGGCCGGACGGGCCGAGGCGGTCTTCGTCGTCGAGGACGACGGCCCCGGCATCCCCGCCGATCAGCTCGAGAGGCTCTTCCAGCCTTTCACCCAGGCCGACTCCTCCACCTCGCGCCGATTCGGCGGAACCGGCCTCGGCCTCGCACTGACCCGGCGGCTCGTCTCCCTCCTGGGCGGGGAGATCTCCGTGAGGAGCACCCCGGGACTCGGGAGCGCGTTCACGATTCGCATCCCCGACGGCTCCGCCCCCCCCCGCTCGGGCGCGTTCGACGTGCCGCCCGGCCCGCCTCCCCGGACCTGACGCGGGTCAGAGCGGCGCGAATCTCGCCGTGAAGTGCCGGAGGACGCTCGGGGCCTCGGTGATCCTGAGGCCCCGGAGCCCGTCACGCTTGCGGAAGACCTCGAGGACACCCTCCGCCGCGTAGTCGATGTGCGACTGGGTGTAGACGCGCCTCGGGATGGCGAGACGGACGAGGTCCATCGCGCCGGGCTTCTCGGTTCCGTCCGGCTGCATGCCGAACATCACGGTCCCGATCTCGACGCCCCGGATGCCGGCCTCGACGTAGAGAGAGTTCGCGACGGCGATGCCGGGGTACTGGAGGGGCGGGACGTGCGGGAGCATCGCCCGTGCGTCGATGTAGACGGCGTGGCCGCCCGGCGGCTGAATGATCGGGACGCCCGCGCCGGTCAGCTTGTCGGCGAGGTAGGCCGTCGAGCGGATCCGGTAGCGCAGGTACGGCTCCTCGACGACCTCCTCGAGCCCTCGGGCGATCGCTTCGAGATCGTACCCGGCGAGGCCACCGTAGGTCGGGAAGCCCTCGGTGAGGATCAGGAGGTTCCGGCAGGAGGCGGCGAGCGCGTCGTCGTTCATCGCCAGGAAGCCGCCGATGTTGGCGAGGCCGTCCTTCTTGGCCGACATCGTGGCGCCGTCCGCGAGGGAGAAGACCTCCTGCGCGATCTCCTTCGGCGTCCGCTCCGACTGCCCCGGCTCGCGCTCCTTTATGAACCAGGCGTTCTCGGCGAACCGGCAGGCGTCGATGATGAAGGGCTTGCCGTACGTGTCGCAGAGGGCGCGGATTCCCCGGATGTTCTCGAGGGAGACGGGCTGGCCGCCGCCGGAGTTGTTCGTGATGGTCACCATCACGATCGGGACCCGCGGGCCGTCCTCGACGAGGGTCTTCTCGAGCTTGGCGAGGTCCATGTTCCCCTTGAACGGGTGGATCAGGGACGGGACCTTCCCTTCGGCGATGACGAGATCGCGGGCCTCGGCCCCCTCGACCTCGATGTTCGCGCGCGTCGTGTCGAAGTGGGTGTTGCTCGGGATGACCATTCCCGGCTTCAGGATCGTGTGGAAGAGGATCCTCTCCGCCGCACGTCCCTGGTGGGTCGGAATGACGTGCTTGAACCCGGTGAGGTCCGTCACGACGTCGCGGAAGCGGTAGAACGACCGGCTCCCGGCGTAGCTCTCGTCGCCCTGGATCAGGGCGCCCCACTGCGCCGACGACATCGCGCCCGTCCCGGAGTCGGTCAGGAGGTCGATGAGG from Holophagales bacterium carries:
- a CDS encoding tryptophanase — protein: MLFKTIIEPFRIKSVESVKFTTREEREKALVEAGYNVFLLRADDVLIDLLTDSGTGAMSSAQWGALIQGDESYAGSRSFYRFRDVVTDLTGFKHVIPTHQGRAAERILFHTILKPGMVIPSNTHFDTTRANIEVEGAEARDLVIAEGKVPSLIHPFKGNMDLAKLEKTLVEDGPRVPIVMVTITNNSGGGQPVSLENIRGIRALCDTYGKPFIIDACRFAENAWFIKEREPGQSERTPKEIAQEVFSLADGATMSAKKDGLANIGGFLAMNDDALAASCRNLLILTEGFPTYGGLAGYDLEAIARGLEEVVEEPYLRYRIRSTAYLADKLTGAGVPIIQPPGGHAVYIDARAMLPHVPPLQYPGIAVANSLYVEAGIRGVEIGTVMFGMQPDGTEKPGAMDLVRLAIPRRVYTQSHIDYAAEGVLEVFRKRDGLRGLRITEAPSVLRHFTARFAPL